ACGAAAAACCACCAGTAGGTCCGGCAGAACTCACCAGTTGTCATACTCGGACGTCGACGAACTGCTGAACATATCGAGCTTCATCCGCTTCGTGGCGACGAGGAAGAACACCGCGATACCGAAGATCGCCGGCATGCAGCACGCGAAGTAAAAGATATTGATCATGATGTTGATGTTGCCGGTCGTGTCCCACACGGTCCCCGCACCGCCGTCCATGCCGGCAATCGCCATGTTGGTGATGAACCCGTCGAGGAACATCCCGCCGTAGAGCGCGAGGACCCCCGAGATCACGATGCCGATCACCATGATGCAGAACCCCTCGAAGAAGCTCCAGAAGTCGGTCACGCTATTCACCCAACTCCTGACGCTCCCGCGCCCTGACCACGGCCCAGATGAGCGTGCCGAGCATCGTCAGGCCGAGCATCCCCGCCGCGATACCCCGGATAAACGTCCAGGTATCGGCGGTCTGCTGCGAGACCATCCCGTGCGCGATCATGGGGGATGCGGCCGCGGCCATGCCGTTGAAGAACATCGCGACGATACCGAAGACGAACGCGGCAAAAATGAGGAAGCAGACCACCATGAAGAGGTCGAACGCCCCGCCGTCACTATCGGTATCGCGCTGCATAAAGAATAAGGGATGATATCTCGGGCTGAGTATATAAGGCTATGCGCTACTCCCTCCCGAGCATCCGCGGGCCCCGTGGGATGCGGTGGTCCTCGAGGTGCAGATACTTGTACATGATCGCGGCCGCAGGGAGAAAGAGCCGGTATTCCACCCGGCAGATCCAGCCGTGCAGCCCCTCGTCGTTCCGGTGAACATCCAGGTAGCTCATGAACTCCACGACGCCCATCTTGTAGGCCGTCATGAAGTCCAGTTGCTCCCCGTCTTCGGGTCTTCGCTTTAACAGTGGCATGGTTGTGTTACCTCAAGTTTACTTGCTCAAGTGCTCTTAAGTTTTCGCTACTTTACTTTGCCATAGATATCTGTGATACATTAGAGACATTCCTGTGTGTGTGTTTTTTAATGGGTATGCCAAGTGCACCAGCCCTATGCTCGAATTGTCTCTGAGTGATACGCGTGCCGTGCTCTTTGTTGATGGTTGCCACCGCCTGCTGCCGCGTGATACGCTCTTCGGTGTCGAGCAACCGTGCTATCTTGTAGATGTAGTCATCGAAGGCCGGCAGGTTCTCATCATCCTTGACGGGGGCGGCACACCCCTTCTGCGGTTGCTCTTTGTGCATCTGCTTGTCGACCATCTCCGCGTTTTTCTTCCGCACGACATCATACTCCGCGGCCATCTCGGGCGATGGGGCATAGGAAATCCAGCGGCGCACAACCTTGTTGCCCCCCTGCCGCATATGCACTTGCAGCGTCTTCCCTGCACGGAAGAGCCGCTTGTTCCGAAAGACCTTGATCAGGGTCATGCCGAAGGCGTGCAACTGTTCCGCAATCTCGCCGTAGTAGCGCACCATCGTCCGCGGCACTTTGTCGATGAGGAACGGGTCGGGCACGGAGATCAATAGGATGGTGTTCGCCGTGCGGCACACCTGCAATATGTGGTTGAGTTTCTTGTTCGTGCTCGAGGCGAAGTCCCGACTATCCCACCCCACGCCGGCGTCGTCGAGGATGTAGATGTTGTGCGCTTTCAGGTTCTCCATCTTCTCTTCGAGCGATTCGTCCTGGATGACGGCGACATTGTTGAAGGTGAAGTAGTCTTCGGGTTTCCCGCCGGTGATCTTCGCGATCTCCTCGGAGCACCGTTTCGCGAGGTAGAGGAGCGAGTAGGACTTTCCGCCGCCCCGCTCCCCGACGAGGAGCAGGAGAACGTCTTTGTTGTGCTTGCTCGTCACCCGCTCTGCGAAGATTTCCGCGAGGCTTTTCGGTTCGTTACACCGGGGGTTTTTATCGAAAAACTCCTTGATGCGGAGACCCTTCTCGCCCCTCCCGGCGCCACCGTAGTAGGCGGTATCGTAGGGCGCGAGTGCTTCGGCGATCTGCATCGTCACACCTTCGCGATGATGATGGTGTTCGCGATGCCGATGTACTCGTCTGCATACGCGATGACCTCCCCGGCGGCGTTCTGTGCCGCGAGGATCTTCAGTTCGCCCTTGACCTCGTTCTTGACGTCGAGCGCGTTGATCTTCCGGATCTCGGTGTCGAGCCTCTTCAGGAGGTCGATGCGGATATCGTCCTCGGGGATCTTGATGATGAGGTTCCGCACGTACCAGTAGGGCCGCTGGTCCGTCGGGCCGTTCAGGTTCATCATCAGGATATCGAAGCGGTTAAACCCGTTCAGCATACTGTACAGCCACGCCTCCGGCGCGCTCTTCGGGGCGATGCCGGTCTTGAGGCCGGCCTCGCCGAGATCCGTCACTCCTTCGTCTTCGAGCATCCTATCACGTCCTCGTCGCGAGCAGGCCGCGGTCGAAGAGGTCGTTCTTGAACTGCACGAAGAAGTCGATCCCCTTCAGCACGCGGTCGCGGCTGTACCCCGTGGGCTGCAACCAGTCCTCGAGGTCTTTCCACTTGCCGTTCGTGTAGTTGTGCGAGGTGTAGAAGTAGAGGAGGTTGAACGAGTAGTAGAACTTCTCGTACTCCGCCTCGGCGTTCCCGCGGCCCGTCATGATAATCACCCGTGTCCTCGCCGCTCGATTCGCCGTTTCATTGAGTACAGCGTCGATAGTCTGGAGGATGTGGGCGTGTTCGTGCTGCTGGATCGACCACGATTCGTCGGCCATGTCGCCTCACTTGAACACCATGTTCGCGAGCACGTAGAACGCGAGGATCAGCACGCCGATGATCATGCAGAACGCGATAACATAGGTGAACATCTTGATCTGGTCCTGCAATTTGCGCCAGTTGATCGCTTCGATCAGGTACTTGATGCGCTCCGTGTCCTGGGAGCAATGCGAGTACGGCAGATCCTTGAACGCCTTGTAGTACGTGAACATGATCGCCTTGACCGTCCGCTTCTTCTTCCCAGGCTCCGCGAGTGGCGGGGCGATGGGTTTGCCGAGCAACACGTCGATAATAGATCGGCGCTGCTGCTTCTGCGGGATGGCGGGTTCTTCGACCTCGATCTCCGTGCCCGAGTCGAGCGGGAGTTTCATCAGGTACTCCTGCATGTCCTTCAGCGTATCGACGATGACCTCTTTCGGCAGTTCGAAATCCCTCCGTGCCTCCGGGTCGTAAAACGTCGGCTTGTACGCCTTGACGATGAGTTCGGCATTGTGTTCGAGGTCTTCGCGCTTCTGCCGCAGATGGCTCCAGAGGTCGACGTTCGGCAGGAAGGAGAGCCGGCCGAACGATGGGCGGTCGTTCCGGTGCGCCGCCATCGTCTGGTAGGCGATAGCGGCCCGCGTGGAGATGGGCAGCGACCGCGAGACGCTGGTGTGCCATACGTCGAGCCCGAGCGGGTAGTGTGTCGGCTCGGCATCGCCGGAGATGAACGAGGGGTCGATCTTCAGGCCGAACGTCGCGTCCTCGAAGATGGGCGATCCGTCCTTGTCTTTGTAGCCGGTGATCCACCGGGCCCTGGCGGTGCCCGCGTCCTCCACCGAGAGGAGCGGATAACTGTTCTTCCTCGCGTCGATGAACTGTTTGCGCTCGGGGTTGAAGCTCCAGTCGTTCGAGACCCGGAACAGGCCGAGCAGGATCAGGATCACGTTGATGATCGCGCTCCCGATCAGGTATTCCATGCCGATGAGGCCGAATGATGCCATGCCTTACCTCCTTGCCAACGGGTTAGAGATTCGCAGGCCGCGGCCGTCCTGCTGCGGTGCCTGCCCCGAGTCGCGCACCGAGTAGTTGACGCTCTGGGAATTGCACGTCTCGATCTTGTTCTGGAGAGCGCGTTCCCACCCGTCCGCGGCGCGGCTGATGAATTTGTCGTAGTGGTCGAGGATCATCGAGTAGATCGCCCCGAACTCGGGGTTATCGCGGTCGCAGGGCGGAAACGACTGCTTCGCCTCGATCATGATGATCTCGAAGTACATTTTTGAGATTTCGATATCGGGCAGCTTCGCGAGCACGTTCGTCTTGTCGAACGCCCCCATCACGATCGTCGTGAGAGTGCGTTTCGTCTCCATGAAGAGCCCGGCGGCGTTGATGCGGTCCACGAGGTCTTTTCGGTACTCCGTCGCGGCGAGCATCGCCCGATGGACGTACATGTTGTAGACGCCATCGTCGCCGTACATCTTCCGCGGGTCGCCGACGACGGGCGTGCCGTCGGGAGCGAGCTGGCGACCGAATGCGTCGTAGTAGACCGGCTGTTGCGTGTCGGAACCGTTCATGCCTCACCTCCCGAGAGAATAGGGATTGAAGGAGGTGAGGACGAGGGGTGATCCTCGTCGGTCGTCGTGCGGTACTGGGGGATTAACCGCCCTTCTGCATCCCGCGGATGTAGAGGATAGCGATTGCGAGCATCAGGGCGATGATCGCGAGCGAGATCAGCCCACCCCACGTTGCCCACATCTGCGGGACATCGGGCATGTTGGTGTTGTGCGTCCGGTTCCAGTCCGAATCGACCGCCAATGCCGGCATACTCGACTCCATCGTTCCGGCGATGAACGGGACGAAGATGAACCCTGCGATGACCACGATCAGCCCGAAGACGAGCCCGACGATCATCGTGGTCGGGTTCGTGCTCTTCCCGCCTCCGCCGCCACCACGTCGTGCCATGTTTCGAAGTCACCCCCGCATCCCGGTTACAGGTTCTTTTTCTCTCTTTGTTCATAAATGTTTGCACTATTGTCCTCATTCCTCCTCCTTCATTCTCCTTTTGTACTCATGCCCTGATTCGCGACAGCCTCTTCAGGCCGAGCGCGAGGATCACGACGCCGATGCCGATGAGCGCGATCACGAGCACCGGCTGCGCCATCTGCACGACGGTCGTCGGGCCGCCGGCATCATCGCCCGGCGCGAAGTCCGCCTCGAGGCCGCCGAAGACTATCGGCAGCGAGAGGAGCCCGATCACGACGATGATGCTGATGGCGATGAGCGGGACGATGGCCTTCATTCACCCGCCTCCCAGAGCGCCATCGGCCCCATCGCGAGCCAGTAGGCGAGATGGGGCAGCGGGTTCCACACATGGCACGATATACGCCCTTCGCCGCCGAGCGGCACGGCGATCAGCACGAGCAGAAAGGCGGCATAGTAGATGATGATAAGCCATAGGTCGTTCACACCTCGTCCGCCTCCGACGGTTCCGGCGGAGCATACCATATCTCGGCGACGAGCAATGCGCAGACGATGCCGAGGGCTACGGCGAGGACGATCAGCCCCCATCCGACCGGCAGGCTCGCGAACTCCGTCCAGTGGGTCGCATAGACATACGAGACCGTCGCGCCGTCGGTGATGGTCGATTCGACGACGGTCTCCGAGACGCCAACGGAGCCGTAGACCGTCATGATGCCCGTGGCGGCGAAGAGCGTCGCGGCGATGCCGAGCGCCACGATATTGAGGTACACCCGGTTCTGCGTATCCCAGAACCCGTACACGACGAACCCCGCGGCGATGAAGAGCGTCGCGATGTAGGCGAGGAGCGGGACGTGTGCCCGCCCGATGTCGGCGACGTGGATATACGCCTTCTTCAGTTCGATGTCGGACGCCGATGCGTTCGCGACCGTGAGCTGCACGCTGTACCATCCTGGCGTCGTGTAGCGGTGCGATGCGTCTTCGTCCGACGAGTACGAGCCATCGCCGAAGGACCAGTTCCACGACGTGACGGGCGTCGTGTTCGTCGGGTCGAACCCAACCGCGAGCGGTGCGGTGCCGCTGGTGACGTTCGCGGTGAAGTCGCACATCGTCGCAGCGCTGCACGCCCCCACCAGGAGAAGGATCCCGATCAGGGCGGCAAGGACTCGCATCTCAATCCCCCTTGCGGTCGTACTCATAGGGCTGATACACCACGCGTCCGCGCCGGCTGTACCGTTCGATCAGGCGGTTAAGTTCCATCACCGCCCGGTCGACGTCCTGCGGACCTGCGCCGAGCGTCTGCATAGCGTCGATGTCTGCTGCTGCCGACGCAACATCGCGGTCGAACTGATCTCTATCAATTATTTTGAAGCGGTAGATCCGCTCCTCAAACCGTTTAACATATCCACTCATCCACGTCCCTCCTTATAGAGCGAGAACAATGCTGCCAGCACGCCGATGCCGATGCCCGCGATGCCTGCCATGCGGAAGTCCGCGGGGAGCAGCGTGAAGGCGAACAGCCCGAAGACCGCGCCGACGCCGGCGACATACGTGATGTCGCGGGTGCGGATCCAGATCATCGCGATCGGGATGGCGAAGGCGATCACCGCGGCGAGGTTGCCGAGTACCGCGACGTAGGCGGCCCACGGGCTCGAGACGAACCCGCGCCAGTCGATGCCGCCGGTGCCTGCGGTCGCGTTGTACGTCTCGTTGCCGCCGAGCGCATCGATGAACATCTGCGCCGTCGTGTCGTTGATGGGCGCGAGCGTCGAGGTGGCCGTCGGCCGCCAGGTGACGTTTGCCCCCTGCGCCGTGCCGACGACGAGCAGCAGGCCGGCGGCGAGGCAGAGCACGATGAGGATCGCGCTCGGGCCGTAGTCCTTCGCCCACGCCGCGAGCGTCACGCGACCACCTTCTTCTTCCTGTTCTTGAATGCTATCTCGAAGCATGCTTCCAGACTCACCATGCCTGCGAAACCAAGCGAGACGATCAGGAACATCATCGGCACCGTGACGAAGCTCGATCCCCTGACGCTATCCGCGAGGATACACGCCATTAGTATCAGTATGCCGCCGACGGCGAGGAAGACCGGCCACATCAGTCCATCCCCATCGTCTGGTGCCCCGTCCAGAGCTGGTACAGCCCCCACAATTTGATGAAGTAGAGCGGGCTTTCGATCATCGCCACCATCCACGCCCACGAGAGCGGCCAGCCGTAGGCGCAGAATATCGGCACGAACGAGACCACGGAGACGCAGGCGGAGACCACCACCTTGATAAACGCGGCGATCACCCCGACCACCGAGAGCGCCGTGATCGCGCTGCCGCCGGATTCGCCGAACGCCGTCACCTCCGCGTTGCCCATGCCCGCGGTGCTGTCCGGCAGGGGCGCGGAATAGAGGCCGCACTCGTTGATGCCGGAGAAGACCGCGCCGAGCATCAGCGATATCAGGATCGCTTTGTAGAGCATCATTCGTATCTCACCCTCTTACTGCGGAGCATCACGTTGATCACGATGGCGATCATCGTCGCGAGCCCGAGCGCCATCGCCGTGACCGTCCCGCTGCCGAGCTCCCGCAGCCACCCCATGAAGAAGACGAGCCACCCCACGAACGAGAAGACAATCATCCCGATGCCCGTCGAGACCTGCCCGAAGAGCAGCGCCGCGAAGAGCATCAGGAACATGCCGGCGAACAGCAGCAGGTCCTCCGGGAGGCCGAACGACATCGGGCCCGGGACGAAGTGGACGGCGAACGGGCGCGTGATGGTCCCGAACTCCGTGTGGACCGCGGTGACGTTCACCGAGTAATCGTTGCCGCGGTGGTTCGGGATCGAGAACGTCCGCGTGAACGACGAACTGCCCGCGACGGTCGTCGAGTTCACGGTCGTCTGCGTGCCGTCGGTGTTGGTGCGGTTGATGCGGATCGATACGCTCGTCGTCTGCGAGAGCGCGTCGGCATAGCGCACGCCGATGTACCCGAGGGCCGTCGTGTTCTCGCCGGCCGACGTCGAGACGTTCACCTCGACGAGCGGGTTATGGCCCGATGCAAACCAGCCGCCAGAGCCCGAGCCCGATGCATAGACGGTGTACTGCGGCTGCGACGGGTAGAGGTTCATCGATTCGCTGATGCCCGCGGTGGCGTTCTCGAACGTGACGTGGTAATTGGTCGTGCCGTCCATCACGAAGGTCGTCGAGCCGTCGGAGCCCGTGATGCCTGTCATCGCCTGATCGAAGATCGGCGTGCTCGCGTCGTTGATGCCGAGGAGTTCGTAGAGCCACGCGAACTCGGAGACGGTGGTGTTCTGCGGCACGATGGTCACGTTGACGCCCGATACCGGGGCGCCGAAGAGGCTCTTCACGGTAAACGTGACCTCGTTCGGCGGGAACTGCGGCGGGTTGTAATCGTCGGCGAGCGTCACGCGGTAGAGCGTGAGCGTGCCGTCGCTCCTGCCTGCGACGACGTACTCGCCCCGCCAGCTCATCGCGATGTCGGCGACGGGATCCTCGGCCTCTGACGAGTAGAGGAGTTCCCACGCGCCGCCGGTGGTCGCGACCTTATCGAAGATGTAGGCCATGCCGTCGGCGCTTCCCGCGCAGGCATAGAGCCCGTTCTTCTGCGCCGTGTCGACCGCGGCGACCGGGCCGCCCGTGGTCCACCCGCCGAGGTCGGTCATGTCGAGCGCGTAGAAGTCCACCGAGAGGCTGCGCGCATCGATGGAGAATCCCATCGAATCGCTGATGGCGATGCCCCGTGCAGCACCGCTCGATGCCGCGGTGGTATAGGCGGGCGTCAGGGTGTAGGGATACGACGACCTCCCGACGCTCATGGCGTAGACGTTCGATGCCGTCTGAAGGCCGGCGTTGTCGCCGCTCTCGGAGGTGTCGACCTGGTATACGGCGCCGGTCAGGGCTTCGGCGGCGTCGTAGTAGATCCGCGTATAGGCATCGGGAACGGTTGGCCCCCACGCGCCGTGCGTCGGCGCGGGAGAGACGGCTTTGACGAGCCGCAGGTTATCGAACCAGATCGAGATATCGCCGCTGCCGCCGGCGCTGGTCGTCAGGTTGCTGGCGAGCGTCAGGTTACCGGCGCCGAGCGCCCCGTCGATGTCGACGCTCTGGTTGTATCGGGTGGCCGCGGTCGGGTTGGTGACTTCCCAGACCTTCGTGCCGCTCTTCCAGATTTGCCAGCGGGCGGATGCCGGTGCAACCGTGATCGCCGCGGAGTAGTCGAAATACAGCCGGTAATCGACGGACGTGTTCAGTGTGATCGCCTGGTTGAGGTAGGCATAATAGGTCACACCGGCACCAGCGCCGGTCATGGCGTCGTACACCTGCCCCGAGTACGATCCGACGGTCTTGTTCGTCGCGGTCCGTGCCCACGAGCCGCCACCGTTGCTCTGGATCGTCCACGCGGTCGTGAGCTCGAAGCCGGGGTTCGTCATCGCTTCG
This region of bacterium genomic DNA includes:
- a CDS encoding PKD domain-containing protein; the encoded protein is MRVLAALIGILLLVGACSAATMCDFTANVTSGTAPLAVGFDPTNTTPVTSWNWSFGDGSYSSDEDASHRYTTPGWYSVQLTVANASASDIELKKAYIHVADIGRAHVPLLAYIATLFIAAGFVVYGFWDTQNRVYLNIVALGIAATLFAATGIMTVYGSVGVSETVVESTITDGATVSYVYATHWTEFASLPVGWGLIVLAVALGIVCALLVAEIWYAPPEPSEADEV
- a CDS encoding DUF2341 domain-containing protein, translated to MTRRLPAILLALVLLALPAVASTPAADKAWDRTFTAGITCVAIDEDGGTIAAGTSGGNITVFSADGTRTWSVLNLGSHAIRDIAVDGSGGHVYYIDANQSFRVLDGATGVAVMRQWFDPTVFGTLRNMSVNADGDAVITTNLAAFVWNDTHSYIGHVVPQADTGAYLTAAAGNNDWLIAAKESNATALLYHWNQTRSAVTSAYLVNESWSSTWAWLDGPGTYAYSKTHTIAGSAFASPLTNYQMHFQLWEAAGTDSGEVVYLGASTVRADWYDIRFYAADGTTALDFWVEEYNATAASVWVEIPYIPVSPGTTDIVLKWSYASAASASSQTNTLEAMTNPGFELTTAWTIQSNGGGSWARTATNKTVGSYSGQVYDAMTGAGAGVTYYAYLNQAITLNTSVDYRLYFDYSAAITVAPASARWQIWKSGTKVWEVTNPTAATRYNQSVDIDGALGAGNLTLASNLTTSAGGSGDISIWFDNLRLVKAVSPAPTHGAWGPTVPDAYTRIYYDAAEALTGAVYQVDTSESGDNAGLQTASNVYAMSVGRSSYPYTLTPAYTTAASSGAARGIAISDSMGFSIDARSLSVDFYALDMTDLGGWTTGGPVAAVDTAQKNGLYACAGSADGMAYIFDKVATTGGAWELLYSSEAEDPVADIAMSWRGEYVVAGRSDGTLTLYRVTLADDYNPPQFPPNEVTFTVKSLFGAPVSGVNVTIVPQNTTVSEFAWLYELLGINDASTPIFDQAMTGITGSDGSTTFVMDGTTNYHVTFENATAGISESMNLYPSQPQYTVYASGSGSGGWFASGHNPLVEVNVSTSAGENTTALGYIGVRYADALSQTTSVSIRINRTNTDGTQTTVNSTTVAGSSSFTRTFSIPNHRGNDYSVNVTAVHTEFGTITRPFAVHFVPGPMSFGLPEDLLLFAGMFLMLFAALLFGQVSTGIGMIVFSFVGWLVFFMGWLRELGSGTVTAMALGLATMIAIVINVMLRSKRVRYE